A DNA window from Alligator mississippiensis isolate rAllMis1 chromosome 11, rAllMis1, whole genome shotgun sequence contains the following coding sequences:
- the RGL2 gene encoding ral guanine nucleotide dissociation stimulator-like 2 isoform X2, producing the protein MKLFLRLGGCLDPGGQEGPPLSRTRWYCLPAKAPVTLTEAAEDGAIYMVATRPATPAAVGSPGGGQPARSLKAGTLPRLAQHLLEAQTLGDTAYVPAFLATHRAFTRPIDVLQLLLDRLEEVRALEPGPPTPDVTEVRRAFASVLYSWLEGYPEDFRGVLEPGLWERLSRSLQVAAGKGSETEQQLQELLGAPAHTQPEGEGEDEEEAEEDANPLDFLGFQAEQVAAQLTLLEADLFVRVVPYECLGSLWSRRGRRGQEGACPSVRATVRQFNRVAGAVVRSCLGPANLRPLQRARLLEKWIRVAEECRNLRNFSSLYAIISALQSSPVHRLKRTWDEISREAQRSYEELSTICSEQDNYSLSRQLLFQEGTSKPPGADPIPRRQQRRPQEQRPMGVVPYLGTFLRDLVMLDAAVKDELENGYINFEKRRKEFEVLAQLRLLQSICRNYSLQPDPAFQHWLHTLQPLPEAQSHTLSCEIEPPGEAPTPQRPLKPTLVITHCTELLSSVGNPLISWDRPSSTTGPATSPDLLLSPHSSQLLSRLAQHMKWPSVSTLDVAPEDAATSAASPSPTPGGFARTHRRSASCGSAFPSPQSGIPASDCRIIRARMGLSNGSLYKSVLVTSQEKAPAVIAKVLEKHSQDPATASQYQLVQLLPEDRELILPPTANVFYAMNSTSLDFLLRPKGPPALHSPAPSTPSRRPELSATFPKIKATGRKFTRALF; encoded by the exons ATGAAGCTGTTCCTGCGGCTAGGTGGCTGCCTGGacccaggggggcaggaggggccccCACTGTCCCGCACACGCTGGTACTGCCTGCCTGCCAAG GCCCCAGTGACGCTGACAGAGGCAGCAGAGGATGGTGCCATCTACATGGTGGCCACGCGCCCAGCG ACCcccgcagcagtggggagccccgGGGGGGGGCAGCCAGCCCGCTCCCtgaaagcagggactctgccCCGGCTGGCGCAGCACCTGCTGGAGGCTCAGACCCTGGGCGACACTGCCTACGTCCCAGCCTTCCTGGCCACCCACCGTGCCTTCACCCGCCCCATCGATGTCTTGCAGCTGCTGCTCGACAG GCTGGAGGAGGTCAGGGCACTGGAGCcaggaccccccaccccagatgtaACCGAGGTGCGGCG GGCCTTCGCGTCAGTGCTGTACTCCTGGCTGGAGGGGTACCCCGAGGACTTCAGGGGGGTGCTGGAGCCTGGCCTGTGGGAACGGCTGTCCCGGAGCCTGCAGGTGGCGGCGGGCAAGGGCTCAGAGACAGAGCAACAActacaggagcttctgggggcccCTGCCCACACAC AGCCAGAGGGCGAGGGGGAGGATGAGGAAGAGGCAGAAGAGGACGCCAATCCCTTGGATTTCCTGGGCTTCCAAGCAGAGCAGGTGGCTGCCCAGCTGACCCTACTGGAGGCG GACCTGTTTGTGCGCGTGGTGCCCTATGAGTGCCTGGGCTCGTTGTGGTCACGCCGGGGCCGCCGGGGACAAGAGGGTGCCTGCCCCAGCGTCCGTGCCACCGTGCGCCAGTTCAACCGCGTGGCGGGCGCTGTTGTCCGCTCCTGCCTGGGGCCTGCCAACCTGCGCCCACTACAGCGTGCCCGCCTGCTGGAGAAATGGATCCGTGTAGCTGAG gaGTGCCGAAACCTGAGGAACTTCTCCTCGCTGTACGCCATCATCTCTGCGCTGCAGTCCAGCCCCGTGCACCGTCTCAAGCGTACCTGGGATGAGATCTCCAG GGAGGCTCAGCGCAGCTATGAGGAGCTCAGCACCATCTGCTCTGAGCAGGACAACTACAGCCTCAGCCGCCAGCTCCTCTTCCAG GAGGGCACCTCCAAGCCGCCTGGTGCTGACCCTATCCCCCGGAGGCAGCAGCGGCGACCCCAGGAGCAGCGCCCTATG ggtgTGGTTCCCTACCTGGGCACCTTCCTGCGGGACCTGGTGATGTTGGATGCGGCTGTGAAGGACGAGCTGGAG AATGGATACATCAACTTTGAGAAGCGACGCAAG GAGTTCGAGGTCCTGGCCCAGCTACGCCTTCTGCAGTCCATCTGCCGCAACTATAGCCTCCAGCCTGACCCTGCCTTCCAGCACTGGCTGCacaccctgcagcccctccccgaGGCACAGAG ccacaCGCTGTCATGCGAGATTGAGCCCCCGGGGGAGGCACCAACCCCACAGCGCCCACTGAAGCCCACCCTGGTCATCACCCACTGCACTGA gCTGCTGAGCTCCGTGGGGAACCCCCTGATCTCCTGGGATCGGCCCAGCTCCACTACAGGGCCAGCGACCAGCCCTGACCTGCTGCTGTCCCCGCACAGCTCCCAGCTTCTCTCCCGCCTGGCACAG CATATGAAGTGGCCGTCAGTGTCAACGCTGGATGTGGCCCCTGAGGATGCTGCCACCAGCGCTGCCTCCCCGTCGCCTACCCCGGGAGGCTTCGCCCGCACCCACCGCCGCTCAGCCTCCTGCGGctcagccttcccctccccccagtctggCATCCCCGCCTCTGACTGCCGCATCATTCGTGCCCGCATGGGACTGTCCAATGGCAGCCTCTACAAGAGTGTCTTG GTGACCAGCCAAGAGAAGGCCCCCGCTGTCATTGCCAAGGTGCTGGAGAAGCACAGCCAGGacccagccacagcctcccagtaccagctggtgcagctgctgcctgaggaCAGAG AGCTGATCCTGCCCCCCACGGCCAACGTTTTCTACGCCATGAACAGCACCAGCCTGGACTTTCTGTTGCGCCCCAAGGGGCCCCCAGCACTGCACTcgcctgcccccagcaccccctcccgGAGGCCAGAGCTCAGCGCTACCTTCCCCAAGATCAAGGCCACAGGCCGCAAGTTCACCCGGGCCCTCTTCTGA
- the RGL2 gene encoding ral guanine nucleotide dissociation stimulator-like 2 isoform X1, with amino-acid sequence MLSRSRRLLLDGADAPGGRAPGVVLSGYRSCPDPCHLPQAPVTLTEAAEDGAIYMVATRPATPAAVGSPGGGQPARSLKAGTLPRLAQHLLEAQTLGDTAYVPAFLATHRAFTRPIDVLQLLLDRLEEVRALEPGPPTPDVTEVRRAFASVLYSWLEGYPEDFRGVLEPGLWERLSRSLQVAAGKGSETEQQLQELLGAPAHTQPEGEGEDEEEAEEDANPLDFLGFQAEQVAAQLTLLEADLFVRVVPYECLGSLWSRRGRRGQEGACPSVRATVRQFNRVAGAVVRSCLGPANLRPLQRARLLEKWIRVAEECRNLRNFSSLYAIISALQSSPVHRLKRTWDEISREAQRSYEELSTICSEQDNYSLSRQLLFQEGTSKPPGADPIPRRQQRRPQEQRPMGVVPYLGTFLRDLVMLDAAVKDELENGYINFEKRRKEFEVLAQLRLLQSICRNYSLQPDPAFQHWLHTLQPLPEAQSHTLSCEIEPPGEAPTPQRPLKPTLVITHCTELLSSVGNPLISWDRPSSTTGPATSPDLLLSPHSSQLLSRLAQHMKWPSVSTLDVAPEDAATSAASPSPTPGGFARTHRRSASCGSAFPSPQSGIPASDCRIIRARMGLSNGSLYKSVLVTSQEKAPAVIAKVLEKHSQDPATASQYQLVQLLPEDRELILPPTANVFYAMNSTSLDFLLRPKGPPALHSPAPSTPSRRPELSATFPKIKATGRKFTRALF; translated from the exons ATGCTCTCGCGCTCGCGGCGCCTCCTGCTGGACGGGGCGGACGCGCCGGGGGGCCGCGCGCCGGGCGTGGTGCTCAGCGGCTACCGGAGCTGCCCcgacccctgccacctgccccag GCCCCAGTGACGCTGACAGAGGCAGCAGAGGATGGTGCCATCTACATGGTGGCCACGCGCCCAGCG ACCcccgcagcagtggggagccccgGGGGGGGGCAGCCAGCCCGCTCCCtgaaagcagggactctgccCCGGCTGGCGCAGCACCTGCTGGAGGCTCAGACCCTGGGCGACACTGCCTACGTCCCAGCCTTCCTGGCCACCCACCGTGCCTTCACCCGCCCCATCGATGTCTTGCAGCTGCTGCTCGACAG GCTGGAGGAGGTCAGGGCACTGGAGCcaggaccccccaccccagatgtaACCGAGGTGCGGCG GGCCTTCGCGTCAGTGCTGTACTCCTGGCTGGAGGGGTACCCCGAGGACTTCAGGGGGGTGCTGGAGCCTGGCCTGTGGGAACGGCTGTCCCGGAGCCTGCAGGTGGCGGCGGGCAAGGGCTCAGAGACAGAGCAACAActacaggagcttctgggggcccCTGCCCACACAC AGCCAGAGGGCGAGGGGGAGGATGAGGAAGAGGCAGAAGAGGACGCCAATCCCTTGGATTTCCTGGGCTTCCAAGCAGAGCAGGTGGCTGCCCAGCTGACCCTACTGGAGGCG GACCTGTTTGTGCGCGTGGTGCCCTATGAGTGCCTGGGCTCGTTGTGGTCACGCCGGGGCCGCCGGGGACAAGAGGGTGCCTGCCCCAGCGTCCGTGCCACCGTGCGCCAGTTCAACCGCGTGGCGGGCGCTGTTGTCCGCTCCTGCCTGGGGCCTGCCAACCTGCGCCCACTACAGCGTGCCCGCCTGCTGGAGAAATGGATCCGTGTAGCTGAG gaGTGCCGAAACCTGAGGAACTTCTCCTCGCTGTACGCCATCATCTCTGCGCTGCAGTCCAGCCCCGTGCACCGTCTCAAGCGTACCTGGGATGAGATCTCCAG GGAGGCTCAGCGCAGCTATGAGGAGCTCAGCACCATCTGCTCTGAGCAGGACAACTACAGCCTCAGCCGCCAGCTCCTCTTCCAG GAGGGCACCTCCAAGCCGCCTGGTGCTGACCCTATCCCCCGGAGGCAGCAGCGGCGACCCCAGGAGCAGCGCCCTATG ggtgTGGTTCCCTACCTGGGCACCTTCCTGCGGGACCTGGTGATGTTGGATGCGGCTGTGAAGGACGAGCTGGAG AATGGATACATCAACTTTGAGAAGCGACGCAAG GAGTTCGAGGTCCTGGCCCAGCTACGCCTTCTGCAGTCCATCTGCCGCAACTATAGCCTCCAGCCTGACCCTGCCTTCCAGCACTGGCTGCacaccctgcagcccctccccgaGGCACAGAG ccacaCGCTGTCATGCGAGATTGAGCCCCCGGGGGAGGCACCAACCCCACAGCGCCCACTGAAGCCCACCCTGGTCATCACCCACTGCACTGA gCTGCTGAGCTCCGTGGGGAACCCCCTGATCTCCTGGGATCGGCCCAGCTCCACTACAGGGCCAGCGACCAGCCCTGACCTGCTGCTGTCCCCGCACAGCTCCCAGCTTCTCTCCCGCCTGGCACAG CATATGAAGTGGCCGTCAGTGTCAACGCTGGATGTGGCCCCTGAGGATGCTGCCACCAGCGCTGCCTCCCCGTCGCCTACCCCGGGAGGCTTCGCCCGCACCCACCGCCGCTCAGCCTCCTGCGGctcagccttcccctccccccagtctggCATCCCCGCCTCTGACTGCCGCATCATTCGTGCCCGCATGGGACTGTCCAATGGCAGCCTCTACAAGAGTGTCTTG GTGACCAGCCAAGAGAAGGCCCCCGCTGTCATTGCCAAGGTGCTGGAGAAGCACAGCCAGGacccagccacagcctcccagtaccagctggtgcagctgctgcctgaggaCAGAG AGCTGATCCTGCCCCCCACGGCCAACGTTTTCTACGCCATGAACAGCACCAGCCTGGACTTTCTGTTGCGCCCCAAGGGGCCCCCAGCACTGCACTcgcctgcccccagcaccccctcccgGAGGCCAGAGCTCAGCGCTACCTTCCCCAAGATCAAGGCCACAGGCCGCAAGTTCACCCGGGCCCTCTTCTGA
- the TAPBP gene encoding tapasin isoform X1: MAAAAVLLLAGLCGAGAAGPARLRCWFVEESGGRAGMMPSAVSQRPALLALGPAEPGLPLPADVEPGLAFAVLDPAGAVRSALLLAEDPSAAGAKASVAPPACEVSGYTPQDAHVPWAAGLTPWELCPTGLHGPWFMASVQASAHYGISSVLQAQPPLPQQPEGVTLTTAALSVFTRTPKTCARLGTDVLLDCGFTAPLGPSFSVEWRYQHRGTGRVLLAYDGTAARTHVAEPGAELFLGDNVGGMYNVSLRLRNVGTQHDGTYICTVYRPHLHAQQAMQLNVAEPPKVVLHPDPVVVAPGARVEVACEISGYFPLDVTVTWERREPGGAGATAVAETWQTGHRRGPNGTYALTSFAHLLPAQPGDHGTTITCSVAHVALRTRVHRRTQLHVAGSSGPSLEDAVGLFLLAFLLYGAARALGGLGSNAEEENKKSE, from the exons atggccGCCGCCGCCGTCCTGCTGCTGGCCG GGCTGTGCGGGGCGGGGGCCGCGGGGCCCGCCCGCCTGCGCTGCTGGTTCGTGGAGGAGTCGGGCGGCCGCGCCGGCATGATGCCCAGCGCCGTGTCGCAGCGCCCGGCCCTGCTCGCCCTGGGCCCTGCCGAGCCCGGCCTGCCGCTGCCCGCCGACGTGGAGCCCGGCCTGGCCTTCGCCGTCCTCG ACCCAGCGGGGGCTGTACGGTCGGCGCTGCTCCTGGCTGAGGACCCGTCTGCAGCAGGAGCAAAGGCATCAGTGGCACCCCCGGCCTGTGAGGTGTCAGGCTACACGCCCCAGGATGCCCACGTGCCCTGGGCTGCGGGGCTGACTCCCTGGGAGCTCTGTCCCACTGGCCTCCATGGCCCCTGGTTCATGGCCAGTGTCCAGGCGTCTGCCCACTATGGCATCAGCAGCGTCCTGCaggcccagccaccactgccccagcAACCAGAGGGGGTGACTCTGACAACCG CAGCGCTGTCCGTGTTCACACGTACCCCCAAAACCTGCGCTCGCCTGGGCACGGACGTGCTGCTGGACTGCGGGTTCACGGCACCGCTGGGGCCCTCCTTCTCTGTGGAGTGGCGCTATCAGCACCGGGGCACTGGGCGTGTGCTGCTGGCCTACGATGGGACAGCTGCCCGCACCCACGTGGCTGAGCCAGGGGCTGAGCTCTTCCTAGGCGACAATGTGGGGGGCATGTACAATGTCTCCCTGCGGCTGCGCAACGTGGGTACCCAGCACGATGGCACCTACATCTGCACCGTCTACCGGCCGCACCTGCACGCCCAGCAGGCCATGCAGCTCAACGTTGCTG AGCCTCCCAAGGTGGTGCTGCACCCTGacccagtggtggtggctccAGGGGCGCGGGTAGAAGTGGCCTGCGAGATCTCGGGCTACTTCCCACTGGATGTGACTGTGACATGGGAGCGCCGGGAGCctggtggggcaggagccacagctgtgGCTGAGACATGGCAGACAGGGCACCGGCGTGGCCCCAATGGCACCTATGCACTAACCAGCTTTGCCCATCTGCTGCCTGCTCAACCTGGTGACCACGGCACCACCATCACCTGCTCTGTGGCCCATGTGGCCCTGCGTACCCGCGTGCACCGCCGcacccagctccatgtggcag GCTCTTCAGGTCCCTCCCTGGAGGACGCTGTGGGACTGTTCCTGCTTGCCTTCCTGCTGTATGGCGCTGCACGTGCCCTGGGGGGACTCG gcTCCAACGCTGAAGAGGAAAACAAG AAGTCAGAGTGA
- the TAPBP gene encoding tapasin isoform X2, which translates to MAAAAVLLLAGLCGAGAAGPARLRCWFVEESGGRAGMMPSAVSQRPALLALGPAEPGLPLPADVEPGLAFAVLDPAGAVRSALLLAEDPSAAGAKASVAPPACEVSGYTPQDAHVPWAAGLTPWELCPTGLHGPWFMASVQASAHYGISSVLQAQPPLPQQPEGVTLTTALSVFTRTPKTCARLGTDVLLDCGFTAPLGPSFSVEWRYQHRGTGRVLLAYDGTAARTHVAEPGAELFLGDNVGGMYNVSLRLRNVGTQHDGTYICTVYRPHLHAQQAMQLNVAEPPKVVLHPDPVVVAPGARVEVACEISGYFPLDVTVTWERREPGGAGATAVAETWQTGHRRGPNGTYALTSFAHLLPAQPGDHGTTITCSVAHVALRTRVHRRTQLHVAGSSGPSLEDAVGLFLLAFLLYGAARALGGLGSNAEEENKKSE; encoded by the exons atggccGCCGCCGCCGTCCTGCTGCTGGCCG GGCTGTGCGGGGCGGGGGCCGCGGGGCCCGCCCGCCTGCGCTGCTGGTTCGTGGAGGAGTCGGGCGGCCGCGCCGGCATGATGCCCAGCGCCGTGTCGCAGCGCCCGGCCCTGCTCGCCCTGGGCCCTGCCGAGCCCGGCCTGCCGCTGCCCGCCGACGTGGAGCCCGGCCTGGCCTTCGCCGTCCTCG ACCCAGCGGGGGCTGTACGGTCGGCGCTGCTCCTGGCTGAGGACCCGTCTGCAGCAGGAGCAAAGGCATCAGTGGCACCCCCGGCCTGTGAGGTGTCAGGCTACACGCCCCAGGATGCCCACGTGCCCTGGGCTGCGGGGCTGACTCCCTGGGAGCTCTGTCCCACTGGCCTCCATGGCCCCTGGTTCATGGCCAGTGTCCAGGCGTCTGCCCACTATGGCATCAGCAGCGTCCTGCaggcccagccaccactgccccagcAACCAGAGGGGGTGACTCTGACAACCG CGCTGTCCGTGTTCACACGTACCCCCAAAACCTGCGCTCGCCTGGGCACGGACGTGCTGCTGGACTGCGGGTTCACGGCACCGCTGGGGCCCTCCTTCTCTGTGGAGTGGCGCTATCAGCACCGGGGCACTGGGCGTGTGCTGCTGGCCTACGATGGGACAGCTGCCCGCACCCACGTGGCTGAGCCAGGGGCTGAGCTCTTCCTAGGCGACAATGTGGGGGGCATGTACAATGTCTCCCTGCGGCTGCGCAACGTGGGTACCCAGCACGATGGCACCTACATCTGCACCGTCTACCGGCCGCACCTGCACGCCCAGCAGGCCATGCAGCTCAACGTTGCTG AGCCTCCCAAGGTGGTGCTGCACCCTGacccagtggtggtggctccAGGGGCGCGGGTAGAAGTGGCCTGCGAGATCTCGGGCTACTTCCCACTGGATGTGACTGTGACATGGGAGCGCCGGGAGCctggtggggcaggagccacagctgtgGCTGAGACATGGCAGACAGGGCACCGGCGTGGCCCCAATGGCACCTATGCACTAACCAGCTTTGCCCATCTGCTGCCTGCTCAACCTGGTGACCACGGCACCACCATCACCTGCTCTGTGGCCCATGTGGCCCTGCGTACCCGCGTGCACCGCCGcacccagctccatgtggcag GCTCTTCAGGTCCCTCCCTGGAGGACGCTGTGGGACTGTTCCTGCTTGCCTTCCTGCTGTATGGCGCTGCACGTGCCCTGGGGGGACTCG gcTCCAACGCTGAAGAGGAAAACAAG AAGTCAGAGTGA
- the ZBTB22 gene encoding zinc finger and BTB domain-containing protein 22, with product MDGGGGAIVHVDFPEVASALLENLNQQRVEGKLCDISIHVQGRIFRAHRAVLAASSPYFHDQVLLKNMTSVVLPSVMDPGAFETVLGAAYTGRLSMAADEIVNFLTVGSVLQMWHIVDKCTELLKEGRAGSGGGVGPSSSLASSSSSFRAHSSRTSENQSPSSSNYFSPREAGEAPEHSASKYAARGGSAGALEREGSDGPDEEVIFQAEKGPSRCPEPFSGGSKFILETDDDVSDSGGDGGGGGGRRPAYVQPSIMPQKQWVYVKKERLQEDLVLTCEEDEDPVDVGPARGEPPLSISDVRTLTEPPGSKLEEQVNFCESSDDFPSPYEGLEESPGGAGFTQRSLLPLDMQGNQILVFPPQAPVEHGAVQLAAGAGDGNKIFMCHCGKAFSHKSMRDRHVNMHLNLRPFDCPVCNKKFKMKHHLTEHMKTHTGLKPYECDVCAKKFMWRDSFMRHKGHCERRHRLSGGAASLPGGPPGVTPKKELPTAGGAEGDWGALREAASGRSPRSELGFGASGGKM from the coding sequence ATGGACGGCGGGGGCGGCGCCATCGTGCACGTGGACTTCCCCGAGGTGGCGAGTGCCCTGCTGGAGAACCTGAACCAGCAGCGGGTGGAGGGGAAGCTGTGCGACATCTCCATCCATGTGCAGGGGCGCATCTTCCGTGCCCACCGGGCCGTGCTGGCCGCCTCCTCGCCCTACTTCCATGACCAGGTGCTGCTGAAGAACATGACGTCCGTGGTGCTGCCCAGCGTCATGGACCCTGGCGCCTTTGAGACGGTGCTTGGCGCGGCCTACACGGGCCGGCTCAGCATGGCGGCCGACGAGATCGTCAACTTCCTCACTGTGGGCAGCGTCCTGCAGATGTGGCACATCGTGGACAAGTGCACGGAGCTGCTCAAGGAGGGccgggcaggcagtgggggcggCGTGGGACCATCCTCCTCCTtagcctcctcctcttcctctttccgTGCCCACTCCAGCCGCACCAGTGAGAACCAGTcgcccagcagcagcaattaCTTCAGCCCCCGTGAAGCAGGTGAGGCGCCTGAGCACAGCGCCTCCAAGTACGCGGCCCGTGGTGGCAGCGCCGGGGCGCTGGAGCGCGAGGGCTCGGATGGCCCTGACGAGGAGGTCATCTTCCAGGCCGAGAAGGGCCCATCGCGCTGCCCCGAGCCCTTCTCCGGGGGCAGCAAATTCATCCTGGAGACGGACGATGACGTGAGCGACAGCGGCGGGGACGGGGGTGGCGGCGGGGGCCGGCGCCCGGCCTACGTGCAGCCCAGCATCATGCCGCAGAAGCAGTGGGTATACGTGAAGAAGGAACGTCTGCAGGAAGACTTGGTGCTGACGTGTGAGGAGGACGAGGACCCTGTGGACGTGGGGCCGGCCCGTGGCGAGCCCCCGCTCAGCATCAGCGACGTGCGCACGCTGACAGAGCCGCCTGGCTCCAAGCTGGAGGAGCAGGTCAACTTCTGCGAGTCCTCGGACGATTTCCCCTCGCCCTACGAGGGCCTGGAGGAGTCACCAGGCGGGGCCGGCTTCACCCAgcgctccctcctgcccctggacaTGCAGGGCAaccagatcctggtgttcccgCCCCAGGCGCCCgtggagcatggggctgtgcagctggcagctggtgctggcgATGGCAACAAGATATTCATGTGCCATTGCGGCAAGGCCTTCTCGCACAAGAGCATGCGTGACCGGCACGTCAACATGCACCTCAACCTGCGCCCCTTTGACTGCCCCGTCTGCAACAAGAAGTTCAAGATGAAGCACCACCTCACCGAGCACATGAAGACACACACCGGCCTCAAGCCGTACGAGTGCGATGTCTGCGCCAAGAAGTTCATGTGGCGAGACAGCTTCATGCGCCACAAGGGCCACTGCGAGCGCCGCCACCGCCTGTCGGGGGGGGCTGCCAGCCTTCCTGGGGGCCCACCGGGGGTTACCCCCAAAAAAGAGCTCCCGACGGCTGGTGGGGCCGAGGGCGACTGGGGGGCCCTGCGGGAGGCAGCCTCTGGGCGGTCGCCCCGCAGTGAACTGGGCTTCGGCGCCAGCGGGGGCAAGATGTga